A window of the Sandaracinaceae bacterium genome harbors these coding sequences:
- a CDS encoding fatty acyl-AMP ligase: protein MSHDQRRDSELPPAKSAVQTSANDVMSRDSVDHFDPTVSGSLPLNYSSEFWAPDFRTSAWKAGALDRQDVLSKRLHPTLVHALVAAAKLEGDFGVTVLPERERDAPEVMTYRELYEDARSIANGLRELGTGRGDRILIVLPTCMDFLAVFFACQMVGAIPVPAYPPSGFRIETGLKRLAHIAQHSGSRLCVTWGTVGPLISEIAHTAKSLERVVNVQDLRGGRLPELHATRRDEPAFIQYTSGSTGNPKGVLLSHRNLITNIHGMGQALHIDHNDVLVGWCPLYHDMGLIGTFLSAVYWRLPLVLLSPSAFLTKPRRWLRAMSDYGGTISPAPNFGYALAVKRVKEADRAGLDLSRWRVALNGAEPVTEGVVREFQDTYAPYGFRPTAMFPVYGLAESSLAVSFPDLGTPVRYMTVDRAKLADGLAVQVAANAPSGTTLTCVGRAIPGHSVRVVSDQNSEVGEDIVGHVIVTGDSVMNGYFMNPGATEDCLRQGWLWTGDLGFVTGGELYLCGRAKDLIIVRGKNYHAEDLEQCAEDVVGVRRGAVVAFGVFDEQAATDRVIVVAETKEEDEAARQLIAQRVSEAVVEGTGLPVDEVVMVAPSTIPKTSSGKRQRQACKLQYLNGTLRAHREGKLALGMAFVRSQAGAVRMGTRRLRRLLTDD from the coding sequence ATGAGCCACGACCAACGCCGAGACTCGGAGCTGCCGCCCGCCAAGAGCGCGGTGCAGACGTCCGCCAACGACGTGATGAGCCGTGACAGCGTCGACCACTTCGACCCGACGGTGAGCGGCTCCCTTCCGCTCAACTACTCGAGCGAGTTCTGGGCCCCCGACTTCCGTACGTCGGCGTGGAAGGCCGGCGCGCTCGACCGCCAGGACGTGCTCAGCAAGCGCCTGCACCCCACGCTGGTGCACGCGCTCGTGGCGGCGGCCAAGCTCGAGGGTGACTTCGGCGTGACCGTGCTGCCGGAGCGTGAGCGCGACGCGCCCGAGGTCATGACCTACCGCGAGCTCTACGAAGACGCGCGCAGCATCGCCAACGGCCTGCGCGAGCTGGGGACGGGGCGTGGCGACCGCATCCTGATCGTGCTGCCCACCTGCATGGACTTCCTGGCCGTCTTCTTCGCGTGCCAGATGGTGGGCGCCATTCCCGTGCCGGCGTACCCGCCCAGCGGCTTCCGCATCGAGACGGGGCTCAAGCGCCTGGCGCACATTGCCCAGCACTCGGGCTCGCGCCTGTGCGTGACGTGGGGCACGGTCGGCCCGCTCATCAGCGAGATCGCGCACACCGCCAAGAGCCTCGAGCGCGTGGTGAACGTGCAGGACCTGCGCGGTGGCCGCCTGCCCGAGCTGCACGCCACGCGACGCGACGAACCCGCGTTCATCCAGTACACGTCCGGCTCCACGGGCAACCCCAAGGGGGTGCTGCTCAGCCACCGCAACCTCATCACCAACATCCACGGCATGGGGCAGGCGCTGCACATCGACCACAACGACGTGCTGGTCGGGTGGTGCCCGCTCTATCACGACATGGGGCTCATCGGGACGTTCCTCTCGGCCGTCTACTGGCGCCTGCCGCTGGTGCTGCTGTCGCCCAGCGCGTTCTTGACCAAGCCGCGGCGCTGGCTGCGCGCCATGTCGGACTACGGCGGCACCATCTCGCCGGCGCCCAACTTCGGCTACGCGCTGGCCGTGAAGCGCGTGAAGGAGGCCGACCGCGCGGGGCTCGATCTGTCCCGCTGGCGCGTGGCGCTCAACGGGGCCGAGCCGGTCACCGAGGGCGTAGTGCGCGAGTTCCAGGACACCTACGCCCCCTACGGGTTCCGGCCCACGGCCATGTTCCCGGTCTACGGACTGGCCGAGTCGTCGCTGGCCGTGAGCTTCCCGGACCTCGGGACGCCTGTGCGGTACATGACCGTGGACCGCGCCAAGCTGGCGGACGGCCTCGCCGTGCAGGTGGCGGCCAACGCGCCCAGCGGGACCACGCTGACCTGCGTGGGGCGCGCCATCCCGGGGCACAGCGTGCGCGTGGTCAGCGACCAGAACAGCGAGGTGGGCGAGGACATCGTCGGACACGTCATCGTCACGGGGGACTCGGTCATGAACGGCTACTTCATGAACCCGGGCGCCACCGAAGACTGCTTGCGACAGGGCTGGCTCTGGACCGGCGACCTCGGCTTCGTCACGGGCGGCGAGCTCTACCTGTGCGGCCGCGCCAAGGACCTCATCATCGTGCGCGGCAAGAACTACCACGCCGAGGACCTCGAGCAGTGTGCCGAGGACGTGGTCGGCGTGCGGCGCGGCGCGGTCGTGGCTTTCGGGGTCTTCGACGAGCAGGCGGCCACCGACCGGGTCATCGTGGTGGCCGAGACCAAGGAGGAGGACGAGGCGGCCCGTCAGCTCATCGCCCAGCGCGTCAGCGAGGCCGTGGTCGAGGGCACCGGGCTGCCCGTGGACGAGGTGGTGATGGTGGCCCCCTCCACCATCCCGAAGACTTCGAGCGGCAAGCGCCAGCGGCAGGCATGTAAGCTACAATACCTAAACGGGACGCTCCGAGCGCACCGTGAGGGCAAGCTGGCCCTCGGCATGGCCTTCGTGCGCAGCCAGGCCGGGGCGGTGCGGATGGGCACGCGCCGGCTGCGCCGCCTGCTCACCGATGACTGA
- a CDS encoding helix-turn-helix transcriptional regulator produces MARGQPLDVQRVFILAVDPNESVIDEIRAALDPGIPVRWARDEAEALENDRSHRWLGVVVGPTIGDTAGLELLKRLVSHSSADVAAALVTSEPTLTQLREASQHAITIVFQPVNEASMTAFREQCHLRRQPTPGIARKWAARTLAERHELTPREAEVLELMLEGADVGRIGDRFTISEKTAQHHVSSILRKTGVSRARQLMVRALHIAQAACVEGMPLAELTPQAGITPEMIEAELLRGQANDDDDDDDDN; encoded by the coding sequence GTGGCCAGGGGTCAGCCTCTCGACGTTCAGCGTGTCTTCATCCTCGCCGTGGACCCCAACGAGTCCGTGATCGACGAGATTCGCGCTGCGCTCGACCCCGGAATTCCCGTGCGGTGGGCGCGTGACGAGGCCGAGGCCCTCGAGAACGACCGCTCGCACCGCTGGCTGGGCGTGGTGGTGGGGCCGACCATCGGCGACACCGCCGGGCTGGAATTGCTGAAGCGGCTGGTGAGCCACAGCAGCGCCGACGTGGCCGCCGCCCTCGTGACCAGCGAGCCCACCCTCACGCAGCTGCGTGAGGCGTCCCAGCACGCCATCACCATCGTGTTCCAGCCCGTGAACGAGGCCTCCATGACCGCGTTCCGGGAGCAGTGTCACCTGCGGCGCCAGCCCACGCCGGGCATCGCGCGCAAGTGGGCCGCCCGCACCCTGGCCGAGCGCCACGAGCTGACCCCCCGCGAAGCCGAGGTGCTGGAGCTCATGCTGGAAGGCGCTGACGTGGGGCGCATCGGCGACCGTTTCACCATCTCCGAGAAGACCGCTCAGCACCACGTCAGCAGCATCCTGCGCAAGACGGGCGTCAGCCGGGCGCGTCAGCTCATGGTCCGGGCGCTGCACATCGCTCAGGCTGCCTGCGTGGAGGGCATGCCCCTGGCGGAGCTCACGCCCCAGGCGGGCATCACCCCCGAGATGATCGAAGCCGAGCTGCTGCGCGGACAGGCCAACGACGACGACGACGACGACGACGACAACTGA
- a CDS encoding biopolymer transporter ExbD, whose protein sequence is MSDETQDPGEGGGFQGFPQDDGESTPASMTDLKRMIRSKKRRHEEHSAHGLNIYPMMDMMTILLVFMVMQLASSSAVAVQQSEELRIPYSTSTVDMEDAVAVQISRSGIVVDGQLVVELRNGLVDPSQKQGGANGFLITRMNREMNRIRDLRKLIAASNPRRPFTGTVSIVADKRTPYRTLTEVIYTLGQSEFNNLRFVVNRQTAAPAAQ, encoded by the coding sequence ATGAGTGACGAGACGCAAGATCCGGGCGAGGGCGGCGGCTTCCAGGGCTTCCCGCAGGACGACGGCGAGAGCACGCCCGCGTCCATGACCGACCTCAAGCGCATGATCCGCTCGAAGAAGCGGCGCCACGAAGAGCACTCGGCGCACGGTCTGAACATCTACCCCATGATGGACATGATGACGATTCTGCTCGTCTTCATGGTCATGCAGCTGGCGTCGTCGTCGGCTGTCGCGGTTCAGCAGTCCGAAGAGCTGAGGATCCCGTACTCCACGTCCACCGTGGACATGGAAGACGCGGTGGCGGTGCAGATCTCACGCAGCGGCATCGTGGTGGACGGTCAGCTGGTGGTGGAGCTCCGCAACGGGCTCGTGGATCCCAGCCAGAAGCAGGGCGGCGCCAACGGCTTCCTCATCACGCGCATGAACCGCGAGATGAACCGCATCCGCGACCTGCGTAAGCTCATCGCGGCGTCCAACCCGCGGCGCCCGTTCACGGGCACCGTGTCCATCGTGGCGGACAAGCGCACGCCCTACCGCACGCTCACCGAGGTGATCTACACGCTGGGTCAGTCGGAGTTCAACAACCTGCGCTTCGTGGTAAACCGGCAAACCGCGGCCCCCGCGGCCCAGTAG